One Roseimicrobium gellanilyticum DNA window includes the following coding sequences:
- a CDS encoding sugar phosphate isomerase/epimerase family protein — MLSLSSCWNSHRHEDGKHIAHEAKSLGFKYIELSHGLKVSHLPGIIQVVTESGIKISSVHNFCPPPVEVMMDAPDAFEFTSNKEEERVRALNLTEQTMETAARLGAQRVVLHLGSVPISPLTDKLEALTLEGKIYSREYTKVKLELVARRAKHAQVYFDRARHAIDQLLPLCEQYRVALGIETRSHFEQVPSAQEMLQLVDQYRESPWIGFWHDFGHVQRQANLGLLDHAEFLSEIAPRLLGCHVHDVDWPAKDHRVPLSTGGVDFDKLIPLIPKGIPLVWELSPTQRRSHVRERLAQWKEKFGE, encoded by the coding sequence ATGCTTTCCCTTTCCTCCTGCTGGAACAGTCACCGTCATGAAGACGGAAAGCACATCGCGCATGAAGCGAAGTCACTAGGCTTCAAGTACATCGAGCTGAGCCACGGGCTGAAGGTCTCGCATTTGCCGGGCATTATCCAGGTGGTGACGGAGAGCGGTATCAAGATCTCCAGCGTGCACAATTTCTGCCCGCCTCCGGTGGAGGTCATGATGGATGCGCCGGATGCGTTTGAGTTTACTTCGAACAAGGAAGAAGAACGCGTCCGCGCGCTGAACCTCACCGAGCAGACCATGGAGACGGCTGCGAGGCTCGGAGCGCAGCGCGTGGTGCTGCACCTCGGCAGCGTGCCCATCAGCCCGCTCACCGACAAGCTGGAGGCCCTCACCCTCGAGGGGAAAATCTACTCGCGTGAGTATACGAAGGTGAAGCTGGAACTCGTCGCGCGACGGGCAAAACACGCGCAGGTCTACTTCGACCGCGCCCGCCATGCCATCGACCAGCTCCTGCCCCTTTGTGAGCAGTACCGCGTGGCGCTGGGCATCGAGACACGCAGCCATTTCGAGCAGGTGCCCTCCGCCCAAGAGATGCTGCAACTGGTGGACCAGTACCGCGAGAGCCCGTGGATTGGCTTCTGGCACGACTTCGGGCATGTGCAGCGTCAGGCAAATCTGGGCCTGCTGGACCATGCAGAGTTCCTCTCGGAAATCGCCCCACGACTGCTCGGTTGCCATGTGCACGATGTCGACTGGCCTGCCAAGGACCACCGGGTACCGCTCAGCACGGGCGGCGTGGACTTTGACAAGCTCATCCCGCTCATCCCCAAGGGGATACCTCTTGTATGGGAACTGAGCCCCACCCAGCGCCGGTCCCATGTGCGGGAGCGTCTGGCGCAGTGGAAGGAGAAGTTTGGGGAGTAA
- a CDS encoding beta-ketoacyl-[acyl-carrier-protein] synthase family protein, with the protein MPANTSAQKSPSRRAVITGMGPVTAVGTGKAGLWAGLQAEQSGIGRLTRFEATGTKAQCAAEVPDFDVDHWFPTHLTKRWDRCTQFAMVSTQLALEDAGLSLEHGHLHPRIGVSFGSALGGIADAEAHHAKFLDEGVKTVPRALALQIYGGSTHSNIGIHYGLQGPSTTHSNSCASGNVALGEALRLIREGLADVVISGASESPLSPLTYTAFDLVHTMSRWQGEPSSHSCRPFDRSRDGFVMGEGAATFVVESLAHAQARGARIYAELAGYSLVSEAHHMTIPRPDGEPLRRVMRMALDDAGVQPQDVHYVNAHASSTPQNDVNEAAQIAAVFGKDAPPVSGTKAYTGHALGAAGAMEFAICLLAMEHGWLPPTLHFEETNCAPLDYVPNHGRAAKIDTVLTNSFGFGGVDACLVLRRL; encoded by the coding sequence GTGCCGGCAAACACATCTGCACAGAAATCTCCGTCGCGCCGCGCTGTGATCACCGGCATGGGACCGGTCACGGCGGTCGGCACCGGAAAAGCTGGCCTGTGGGCAGGCCTGCAGGCGGAGCAGAGCGGCATTGGCAGGCTCACGCGGTTCGAAGCGACCGGCACCAAGGCCCAATGTGCCGCCGAAGTGCCGGACTTCGACGTAGACCATTGGTTTCCCACGCATCTCACAAAGCGCTGGGATCGCTGCACACAATTCGCCATGGTGAGCACGCAGCTTGCCCTGGAGGATGCAGGTCTCTCACTGGAGCACGGCCATCTGCATCCGCGCATCGGCGTGAGCTTTGGCAGCGCCTTGGGAGGCATAGCCGATGCGGAGGCGCATCACGCCAAGTTTCTCGATGAGGGAGTAAAGACCGTGCCGCGTGCGCTGGCGCTGCAGATCTACGGCGGCTCCACGCACAGCAACATCGGCATCCACTATGGATTGCAAGGTCCCTCCACCACGCATTCGAACAGCTGTGCCAGTGGCAACGTGGCCCTGGGAGAAGCTCTGCGCCTCATTCGCGAGGGTCTGGCTGATGTGGTCATCTCCGGTGCCTCTGAGTCACCACTGAGCCCGCTGACGTACACCGCCTTTGACCTCGTGCACACCATGAGCCGCTGGCAGGGGGAACCCTCCAGCCATTCATGCCGGCCTTTTGATCGTTCACGCGATGGATTCGTGATGGGTGAAGGCGCAGCCACCTTCGTGGTGGAAAGTCTGGCGCATGCCCAGGCCCGCGGGGCTCGCATCTATGCCGAGCTTGCCGGCTACAGTCTGGTAAGTGAAGCCCATCACATGACCATCCCCCGCCCCGATGGCGAGCCTCTGCGCCGAGTCATGCGGATGGCACTGGACGATGCCGGTGTACAACCGCAGGACGTGCACTACGTAAATGCGCACGCCAGCAGCACGCCGCAAAATGATGTGAACGAAGCCGCGCAGATCGCGGCTGTCTTCGGCAAGGACGCACCACCAGTCTCCGGCACGAAAGCCTACACCGGTCATGCTCTCGGTGCCGCTGGCGCCATGGAGTTCGCCATCTGTCTCCTGGCCATGGAGCATGGGTGGCTGCCACCCACGCTCCATTTCGAAGAGACCAATTGCGCGCCGCTCGACTACGTGCCGAACCATGGACGTGCCGCGAAGATCGATACGGTGCTCACCAATTCATTTGGTTTCGGCGGAGTGGATGCCTGCCTTGTACTGCGACGCCTTTAG
- a CDS encoding GtrA family protein: MISSLGSAIRDFFDFFWLNSPKEMWARIRKQDVPWLVQFSVYGFCGVMATVVSVAQVVLLSKYVIPAYEGMIVNGTLITDELRAKHLLYNNTIAFFTTNVFVYYMNVLLVFKRGRHHPWIEFFYFTLVNFACFVISQIAGPWLIHRFGIPTNVAIFTNAVVAAFINFVARKFFVFKG; the protein is encoded by the coding sequence ATGATTTCATCTCTTGGCTCCGCCATCCGGGACTTCTTTGACTTTTTCTGGCTGAACAGTCCCAAAGAGATGTGGGCACGCATCCGGAAGCAGGATGTCCCCTGGTTGGTGCAGTTCTCCGTCTATGGGTTTTGCGGCGTGATGGCCACCGTGGTGTCCGTGGCCCAGGTGGTGCTCCTCTCCAAGTACGTCATCCCCGCCTACGAGGGTATGATCGTGAACGGCACCTTGATCACGGATGAACTGCGCGCGAAGCACCTGCTCTACAACAACACCATCGCTTTCTTCACGACCAACGTCTTCGTGTACTACATGAACGTGCTGCTGGTCTTCAAGCGGGGCCGGCACCATCCCTGGATCGAGTTTTTCTACTTCACGCTCGTCAATTTTGCCTGCTTCGTGATCAGCCAGATCGCGGGTCCCTGGTTGATCCACCGGTTTGGCATTCCCACGAATGTGGCCATCTTCACCAACGCCGTCGTCGCTGCATTCATCAATTTCGTGGCGCGGAAGTTTTTCGTATTCAAAGGCTGA